Below is a window of Staphylococcus succinus DNA.
GAAAGTGTTTAAGATTATTTTTTTAAATTTTTTGACCATTTTGCCTTTTTATTTCGATATATATAATGAAAGGAGGTTAAAATATGAATCAAATCAATCAACTTGCTGTTACATTGTCACGTGTATTGTACGATAAAGATGGAAAAGCATCCCTTTTCAAACGTCACTTTGCTAATTTAAATACAGATGCAACGCCTGAACAATTAAAGAGCTTTAAATCTATTATCGAACAAATC
It encodes the following:
- the sroA gene encoding sigS mRNA-stabilizing protein SroA is translated as MNQINQLAVTLSRVLYDKDGKASLFKRHFANLNTDATPEQLKSFKSIIEQITGERFETLEVIKTETIN